Proteins encoded together in one Mycobacterium noviomagense window:
- a CDS encoding sensor histidine kinase: MSSSRPASTRRIWSLRLRLLVGQIVVLALVCVGIGAVTELALYRYLVGQLDQQLQGASHRSATTYGEPPPPPVPWRHPRVPMPGPGPRFLDAPGQPVGMVAAVVGNGSPVNAGYLTSSGSRAAVSDTAKDQLAAIAKDRSPVTSELDGLGHYRLVAAPARHGNDVIVTGLPMSIVDSTLIRMLMIFGVVTVIALAAATTAGIVIIRRALAPLRRVAQTAGEVVDLPLDRGEVALPVRVPEPDANPYTEVGQLGLAVNRMLDHIATALSTRQASETRVRQFVADASHELRTPLTAIRGYTELAQRMRTDTDAVAHAMSRVESETERMTRLVEDLLLLARLDSGRPLERKPVDLSRVAVDAVSDAHVAGPDHQWELDLPPEPVVVLGDAARLHQVVTNLLANARIHTGPGTVVTTRLTTEPEHTVLKVIDNGPGIPERLQSEVFERFARGDTSRSRKGGSTGLGLAIVSAVVKAHDGTISVQSRPGHTEFTVRLPFNNHR; encoded by the coding sequence ATGTCCTCAAGCCGGCCCGCTAGCACCCGACGTATCTGGTCGCTGCGCCTACGGCTGTTGGTCGGTCAGATCGTCGTGCTGGCCCTGGTGTGTGTCGGAATCGGCGCGGTGACCGAGCTGGCGTTGTACCGCTACCTCGTCGGGCAACTCGACCAGCAACTGCAGGGTGCGTCGCACCGCTCGGCTACGACCTATGGCGAGCCGCCGCCACCGCCGGTGCCGTGGCGGCATCCGCGGGTACCGATGCCGGGGCCAGGCCCGCGGTTTCTGGATGCCCCCGGCCAGCCCGTCGGCATGGTCGCCGCTGTCGTCGGCAACGGCTCGCCAGTCAATGCCGGTTACCTGACCAGCTCGGGATCCCGGGCGGCCGTGAGCGATACCGCCAAGGACCAGTTGGCGGCGATCGCCAAGGACCGCAGCCCGGTGACCAGCGAGCTGGACGGGCTCGGCCATTACCGGTTGGTGGCTGCTCCGGCGCGGCACGGTAACGACGTCATCGTCACCGGCTTGCCGATGTCCATTGTCGACTCCACGTTGATCCGGATGCTGATGATCTTCGGTGTCGTCACGGTGATCGCATTAGCCGCCGCGACGACGGCGGGAATCGTGATCATCCGGCGAGCGTTGGCGCCGCTACGACGGGTGGCGCAAACGGCCGGGGAAGTCGTCGACTTGCCGTTGGACCGCGGCGAGGTGGCACTGCCGGTCCGCGTTCCGGAACCGGACGCCAACCCCTACACCGAAGTTGGCCAGCTGGGGTTGGCGGTCAACCGGATGCTCGACCACATCGCGACCGCGTTGTCGACCCGCCAGGCCAGCGAGACCCGTGTGCGCCAATTCGTCGCCGACGCCAGCCACGAGCTACGCACCCCGCTGACCGCGATCCGCGGCTACACCGAGTTGGCGCAACGCATGCGCACTGACACCGACGCGGTGGCCCACGCGATGAGCCGCGTGGAATCAGAGACCGAACGGATGACCCGCCTCGTCGAGGACCTGTTGCTGCTTGCGCGGCTGGATTCCGGTCGGCCCCTGGAACGTAAACCAGTAGACCTGTCGCGGGTGGCGGTCGATGCGGTGAGCGACGCCCATGTCGCCGGACCGGATCACCAGTGGGAACTCGACCTGCCTCCCGAGCCGGTGGTGGTCCTCGGCGACGCGGCACGGCTGCACCAAGTAGTGACCAATCTGCTTGCCAACGCCCGCATCCACACCGGCCCGGGAACCGTGGTAACGACGCGGCTCACCACCGAGCCGGAACACACTGTGCTCAAGGTGATCGACAACGGTCCCGGAATTCCGGAACGGTTGCAGTCGGAAGTCTTCGAGCGATTTGCCCGCGGCGACACATCACGCTCCCGCAAGGGCGGCAGCACCGGCTTGGGGCTCGCGATCGTCTCGGCTGTGGTCAAAGCCCACGATGGGACGATCTCGGTACAGAGCAGGCCGGGCCACACCGAATTCACCGTTCGGCTGCCTTTCAATAACCACCGCTAG
- a CDS encoding response regulator transcription factor, translated as MRRADGNPISVLVVDDEAVLAEMVSMALRYEGWDVTTAGDGSSAITVARSHRPDVVVLDVMLPDMSGLEVLRKLREQNPQLPVLLLTAKDAVEDRIAGLTAGGDDYVTKPFSIEEVVLRLRALLRRTGVTRVDSGAQIVVGDLVLDEDSHEVTRGGEPIALTSTEFELLRFMMRNAKRVLSKAQILDRVWSYDFGGRSNIVELYISYLRKKIDNGREPMIHTLRGAGYVLKPAR; from the coding sequence TCCTGGTGGTCGACGATGAAGCCGTTCTTGCCGAGATGGTGTCGATGGCACTTCGGTACGAGGGGTGGGACGTCACCACCGCCGGTGATGGCTCGTCAGCGATCACGGTCGCGCGCAGCCATCGGCCCGACGTCGTAGTCCTCGATGTGATGCTGCCGGACATGAGCGGTCTGGAGGTGCTGCGCAAACTGCGCGAACAGAATCCGCAGCTGCCGGTACTGCTGTTGACGGCGAAAGATGCGGTGGAGGACCGCATTGCCGGGCTGACCGCCGGCGGCGACGACTATGTCACGAAACCGTTCAGCATCGAAGAAGTCGTGCTGCGGCTACGTGCGTTGTTGCGCCGTACCGGGGTCACGAGGGTGGACAGCGGTGCCCAGATCGTGGTGGGCGACTTGGTACTCGACGAGGACAGCCACGAAGTCACCCGCGGCGGCGAGCCGATTGCGCTGACGTCCACCGAGTTCGAGCTGTTGCGGTTCATGATGCGTAACGCCAAGCGGGTGCTGAGCAAGGCACAAATCCTGGACCGGGTATGGAGTTACGACTTCGGCGGCCGCTCCAACATCGTCGAGCTCTACATTTCCTACCTGCGCAAAAAAATCGACAACGGGCGCGAGCCCATGATCCACACACTGCGCGGCGCCGGCTATGTCCTCAAGCCGGCCCGCTAG